In Dermacentor variabilis isolate Ectoservices chromosome 11, ASM5094787v1, whole genome shotgun sequence, one genomic interval encodes:
- the LOC142563261 gene encoding neprilysin-1-like, whose amino-acid sequence MAHEMALDLMYKGLHYDARGMKTKWWTNYTEAAFFEKADCFLKQYGSIVDPLANMTLNATRTYVQDIVDNAAIQTAFHAYLASSEGKPSVSLPGLENFSPEQLFFLSYASAGLDFKISSRKSPKDGTTLTPPTKGQWCGHYDPLRQPYMKHGTPFVRMIH is encoded by the exons GCTTGCATTACGACGCTCGTGGAATGAAAACCAAATGGTGGACCAACTACACAGAGGCAGCGTTCTTTGAAAAGGCTGACTGTTTTTTGAAGCAGTACGGAAGCATCGTCGACCCTCTGGCCAACATGACG CTCAATGCAACTCGTACCTACGTTCAAGACATTGTTGACAACGCCGCAATTCAAACCGCATTCCAC GCATACCTGGCTTCATCTGAGGGCAAACCGAGCGTGTCGTTGCCTGGCCTGGAAAACTTCTCTCCAGAGcagttgttttttctttcctatgCCTCG GCAGGCTTGGATTTTAAGATTTCGTCCCGAAAGTCACCGAAAGATGGCACGACGCTGACGCCACCGACCAAAGGACAGTGGTGTGGCCATTACGATCCACTTCGGCAGCCGTACATGAAGCACGGCACTCCATTTGTGAGGATGATTCACTaa